AATACATTTATCACCGCTGAAAATGAGAAGGATGTGATTTTTGTCCAGATATAGATCTTGAAATTGTAGTCACTTGCCAGCATTTTCCGTTAGCAAATTATGCTAGCAGACATTTTGCTAACTACCACAGTGTATGCTAGCGGACTTGTACACATGCGAGAATCAGACTACAGTCTCAAATCTATTTATGTGAGAAAGCGCATCAGTTTTATTTCAAACATTTTCACTCTGATTTCAATTCCTGACATGaacttactcagtcaatattaaagatatcaagtttatattttcacagaatgttcattatgtaggatgattttgtggaaaacagtaacccataaataaatacttcaggtgggtttttacaggcagggtcacaattaTCTAGTGTATTAAGATGAAGGTTTTTGGGTTAAGGTTCATACACACCatattagggatgctaaacaattaattgcgattaatcgttagcagaataaaagtttttgtttacatcacatatgtgtgtaaactgtgtataataaatatgtatatatataaatgaacacaatcatgtataattttaagaattttttttatatattaagtatttatatataatatcaattatacataaatatacaaatgtatatacacaaatgtaaacatttctaaaacatatacatgcatgtgtgtacatttatttatacaaagttattatacacagttcacacacatatatgatgtaaacaaaaacttttattctgctaacgattaatcacgattaatcgttaagcatccctacacCATATCTTGTAtgtttaagaatgttgcattttctctgtATATTTATaactgtactgtatttttctataaaatgtacatttgcaCAATAAATCATCTGCTAGCTACAGACATGGTAGGTCTTTTGACTAAAGACTGATAATAGTGGGCAAAAGCAGTAGCATTAAAAGATTATAGATGGGTAGGATGGCTTATATTTTTGGTACAAAGTGGTTGTGGTAGGGGCCCCAACATCATATTCTTTTATAGGACCCAAAATTGCTTGTGGTGCCCTGGGTGATGAGTGTACCTGCTATTGGTGTTCTGTCTTTATGTGTTCAGCTATTTAAATGCACTTCTATTTGCAGAAAGGTGAATCTGTGAAGAAGATGCGAGAGGAGGTGAGAACTCTTTTCAATTCTCTTTTGCTTTTTAGCGATGATTAAAACGTTTAGTCTGTGTAAAACTGTTAATCTATGATGTAATTGACTCTGCAGAGTGGTGCCCGTATCAACATTTCTGAAGGGAACTGCCCTGAACGCATCATCACCCTGGCTGGTCCCACCACGGCCATCTTTAAAGCCTTCTCTATGATCATCGAGAAACTGGAAGAGGTACGGTCACATTCATTAACTGTTGAAAACTGCTGACGTGAAAgtttttgtgtgcgtgtgtgtggtgGTTTCAATGTGTTTGTGTAATATAGGATGACTCCATTAAACTGAGAGAACATGCCACTGCTTATATTCAATCgcattaaaatgatgcagggGATTCGGGGGACAGTTGAGAGTCGGATATGGTTCAAGACAATCCTGTCTAGTGTGAATAAAAATAACACTTTTATGTCACATCTTTATTTCATTAGGACATCAGCAGCTCTATGTCCAACAGTACGGCCACATCGAAGCCCCCGGTCACACTGCGCATTGTAGTGCCGGCAAGTCAGTGTGGCTCCCTGATTGGCAAGGGTGGCTGTAAGATCAAAGAGATCAGAGAGGTAAGCGTGCATGTTATAGTCTTGGCACTTAATGTTAGATGTGAAAGTTTATGTTTCATTACTCtcttctgtctgtgtgtgtagtcTACTGGAGCTCAGGTTCAGGTGGCTGGTGATATGCTGCCCAACTCGACTGAAAGGGCAATTACTATTGCTGGGACTCCATTGTCCATCATCGAGTGTGTCAAACAGATCTGTGTGGTTATGCTGGAGGTACATCACATCGCTAGCATCTAACTTTGTGTTTCTGTACTTATGCAAGGCAGAATGATTTGATGATAATTCTCTAGGAGGTCTCTTGACCTGTTGGTGATAAAAGATCACAACACTGGATCATACTTAACTTCATCTCGATGGTGATGATACTCAAACAGCCAATCAAATGCGACCAATAGcaaatcaaaaaataaaatgatgtaATATTTTGCCATGCAACTGAGTTGACAACTTTGTGAACAATTTTGGCGTTATTTCATTATCGCACATGAAGCATCCCTCTCTCTCTAGTGCCCCGCTACCATAGCAACCCTACATCCCACAGTTAACATCATTCTAGGTTAAATAAGGGGTAGGttaaataagaatttttttcttcttcCTACTCCTGAGCTTTGCACTGAATGTATAATGTAtgaaatttacttaaaatgttaGCATTTGTTTGATGAAATTTTGCAAGCGCAATTAAAGAATGATGATGATTCTTAACACAGTCATTCACGATCTCTTAAACATACATCATCACCACATTATCTCCTCTTTAATTCTAAAGTTTTTAATTGTAAGTTATAATGCACTGTTTCATGAGGATACATGCCTACTTTGAAATATCTGTGTGAAACTGTGTGGCGCACCTGATGTTTCGCATAACCATGTGAAGCAATATCATAATGATtacaatttaatgttttgtattGACCATGTAAACGCAGCTAGTGTCTAGATACTCTTTAAGCTGACACCACTTTATCAAATGATGTATTGccaaaacaatatttattgatcagttATCATGATGAGCATTCTTTTAACCACACCCCCCCAGCCCTGGTTTCTTGTACAAGCACTTTGAAGTTTAAATGTGGTTAGTTTACACTGATCCAACAAACACTGACAGATGACAACTAACTTAACTTGTCAGTATTTGTCAGGCACTAGAACTTGACGTGAAATTGCAGAATTATTTGGCCATCATTCTTTTTGTTATCTTCTTATTTCAGTCTCCTCCTAAAGGGGTTACCATCCCTTACAGGCCCAAACCCTCAGGATCGCCTGTCATCTTTGCAGGAGGACAGGTAAGCGTGTGTCATTGTGCTTGTGCGACGCATCTGCCGCGAGCAACTGTTCACAAACATGATGCATGCTTTTTTCCAGGATGTGGGTCAaaccaatgttttttttgtttggtctTCATCAAACAGTAAAAGTGAAATTCAGGCTATAGGTTATGTGCGCTGCATTTGGGAGCACTTATGaattaaaagcattttaaacaccAACAGATACaacacataataataataataataataataataataataataataataataataataatgaataattccttacatttatatagcgcttttctcagtactcaaagcgctttacatatgaatgaatgggggaatctcctcaaccaccaccaatttgcagcatccacctggatgatgcgacggcagccatattgcgccagaacgcccaccacacaccagcttattagtggagaggagacagagtgatatagccaattagtatgagggatgattagtaggccaatgggcaagtttggccaggatgccgggacACACCCCTACTCtatttcgaaggacatcctgggatttttaatgaccacagagagtcaggacctcggtttaacgtctcatccgaaggacggtgctttttgacagtatagtgtccccatcactatactagggtgttaggacccacacagaccacagggtgagctcCCCCTGCcggtctcactaacaccactaccagcagcaacctggctttcccaggtggtctcccatccaagtactgaccaggctcagccctgcttagcttcagtgggcaagctgtcttgggctacagggtgatatggctggtGGCATATCTGGCACTTGAATCTGATAGGCTGAGAGGCTTttctatttatgtaatattCCACCATTATTATCACAGGAACCTCTTTACTGTTTTTATCAGTCCTCCACTGATTGTTTCAGAATCAGTAATGGAGGCTCTTGAgccatacacacacatacagtggTGACAACTTTACAAGTCACAAATCGAGTGGACAGTCATGCATTCACCTGCACAAACACACttttaaaatgcattgtgtGTTTATACATGTCACTCACACTTAACACAAGAGCATATGTATGAGGACGAATTATAAGTGATGGCCAACACCGCTCTCCTCTATTGTTTTTGCTATATGAATGACAGCGTCATTTTAACCCTGTTTTACTCTAATTGTGCaccagggccggcgtcaaggggggcattcgcgggcagtgccccccaaacaggttgttgtgccctccctacaaagttttttataaatttaatatatatcaagaataattaaaataaattaaacattgaatgaacatcaaatgaggaaaaaatagttgatatatgttttcttttattaaaatcgaccagtttctctgattggttgtattGCCGGGTCTCATGCGTCATTGggctttagcatatttgtgacttgatactagcaacgtgttttttcgcagcattttatggatcgtgtaaaatatggatattagaacatttagaacgaaccagcaccgcctgcttcatttGACTTAATgaaaacacagactggctcaaactcagagattagaggtcgaggtggaatttacaaatctacaggacactgttttaaggaagtttaatgttcgtacacgccgtcttcagctattttaaaggtaagttagcgttgttttaaattatgtaagcttaaatgtgaagtgtggctatagaccgttaacagcattacgacgtgattatggtaaagcggcttttttaaagctaggacgcgggGTGCGCTCCGCTATGAAaaccattcatttcaatggcttgcgccgcgcgagggagGTTGCGTCAAGCAAAGCGCaagcgcagcggagctcagcttgcgctcacgccgcgctcgaagttcaatagttttgcgcatagtttgtggtcttttgcactttatacgggaaatgagctgacagtctgtaccagttgtatgagtgtgtgcttgcactgtatttgttgtttcaatgtcttgtttttgcaagttattgttgctattgcgtgccccccgttggaagccaagtgcccccctgttagttatggtctggcgctgGCCCTGTTGTGCACTCCACCAACTATTTGCATACATTATAAACGTTATATCAGATAGTTTCTAACACATATCCTGATAGATATAAAACTGTTAGAAGTGCTCATTTTTCTTCTCTGCTTCTGTTGCGTGCAATGAAAACTCACGCCTTAGGAGTCAGTCCCGACAAATGGAAGGAAAAATATAGCATGTATGTTATGACTGTAAGTGCCATGTTTCTCAGTATATTAACAGGTTGACATAAGAGCCTGTGTCATGTCTGgatgtttgttgtttttcaagAAGAACAGTAGAGGAACTGATAGATGTTTGAGTTGTTTTGATCAGCATGACAGATATTTTATATTTCCTTTTTCTGTTTAATGTTTTTCAGGCCTATGCGGTGCAGGGACAACATGCCATTCCTCAGCCTGATGTGAGTTATATATCAGTCACGCCACTCAGCggacaaaattatttttttgacagttatttcagtcatacAAGACTAAAGTCTTACTAGAGATGGGACGATAAATGCAGATACACACTAATAATACCCGTTCGGTATAGATACTGAATCGCACAGCTCTTTCATGTACTACAGCTCTTTGATCAACAGAAAGCCtgtatcaatctaaaatcaatgAGTCAGAGTCGTTTATAATGTGTATTTGAAAAAGAAACcatcgtcaaacataatcaatatacatattcttttttattattatgaaaatacctgaaaaggtttgaagaacaacaataaaaaaaatgcttacgCCATTTCCTTTAGCTGCGTGTGTAATGGTTCTTCTTCTGGGAcccatattgagtttctgcacgagagcgccctctggcttttggatgtaggggcatttcactgtaattcattgagaagcctagcaagcatcatcagctGATTTATCGGGCCAACACTAGGCTTACCTACTTGAATAGGATAGACGGATATCTCTAACATCAAAAAAGTGCCTCATGCGACTCTGTATCGACTTGTTAAATCATGATGTAAAAATACCATTTTTGGGTTCAAGCCTCCACTCGCTTCATTTAAGACCACAATCTCAACAGCAATTATGAGCGCTATTTATTCATTTCACATATTAAagctatatttttataaactcGCAGTGTACACTATTTTTTTCCAAGCTCATGACGTCCCAGACAACAATACTTTAACAATTCTTAAAAGATTCATTATTTTCTGACCATCAGTATGGAGATAAAGTTTAGGACTGCAAGTGTTCATTAGTATAGTTTATTTGCTTAATGCATCTGATGGAGCATTTGTACCCAAAATGTGACATCAGACACGACTTAAGCGTATAGAGCCCCTCCCCCAGAGAGTCAATTGGCTCTTGTGACTGGAGGGCGGGACTTCCTTTCCTTTAGTGGCTATATCGAGTGTTGCATTCCCCCCATTTATAGTAACACTAGTGCCTC
The genomic region above belongs to Paramisgurnus dabryanus chromosome 15, PD_genome_1.1, whole genome shotgun sequence and contains:
- the pcbp2 gene encoding poly(rC)-binding protein 2, coding for MDSGVIEGGLNVTLTIRLLMHGKEVGSIIGKKGESVKKMREESGARINISEGNCPERIITLAGPTTAIFKAFSMIIEKLEEDISSSMSNSTATSKPPVTLRIVVPASQCGSLIGKGGCKIKEIRESTGAQVQVAGDMLPNSTERAITIAGTPLSIIECVKQICVVMLESPPKGVTIPYRPKPSGSPVIFAGGQAYAVQGQHAIPQPDLTKLHQLAMQQSPFPLAPSSQGFTAGMDATAQTGSHELTIPNDLIGCIIGRQGAKINEIRQMSGAQIKIANPVEGSTDRQVTITGSPASISLAEYLINARLSSEATGLATN